A DNA window from Citrobacter tructae contains the following coding sequences:
- a CDS encoding sugar ABC transporter ATP-binding protein, producing the protein MSQPLLNVTDLAKSFSGVWALSSAQLTVGTGEIHALLGENGAGKSTLLKALAGAQPQTRGEISFNGETLPVDDSPVERQNKGIITIYQEFNLLPNMTVAENMFLGREPRKRNLIVDEKAVNQEAQVILDYLQLNVAPTTAVARLSVAQQQMVEIARALTLNAKLIIMDEPSAALSDSEVESLHRVVRELKSRGVSIIYVTHRLHEVFQLCDRFTVFQDGRYTGSGEVAETTVEQLIRLMVGRDVAFNRRPSSETHHQDKPVRLLIKGLSREKPPLDPHGIALHDISFHVHAGEVLGIAGLVGAGRTEVARCLFGADAFTSGNFELDGVPYQPRDPLYALDQGVAMVPEDRKKEGAVLGLSIRDNLSLSSLSSLLHWRWFVNTRKEDALIESYRQALQIKMVNSAQEVRKLSGGNQQKVILARCMALNPRVLIVDEPTRGIDVGTKSEVHQVLFEMAKKGVAVIVISSDLPEVMAVSDRIITLSEGRVTGEIHGDDANEERLMTMMAINHNALNAA; encoded by the coding sequence ATGTCGCAACCCTTATTGAATGTGACCGACCTGGCAAAAAGTTTTTCCGGCGTCTGGGCGCTGAGTAGTGCGCAATTGACCGTCGGAACAGGTGAGATTCACGCGCTGCTGGGCGAAAACGGCGCGGGGAAATCAACCTTGCTGAAGGCACTGGCGGGCGCACAGCCGCAAACTCGCGGTGAAATCAGCTTCAACGGTGAAACGTTACCGGTAGATGACTCCCCGGTCGAGCGGCAAAACAAGGGCATTATCACTATCTATCAGGAATTTAACCTGCTGCCGAATATGACCGTTGCCGAGAATATGTTCCTCGGGCGCGAGCCGCGCAAACGCAATCTGATTGTTGATGAAAAGGCGGTAAATCAGGAAGCGCAGGTAATTCTGGATTATCTGCAGTTGAACGTGGCACCGACCACGGCAGTGGCCCGCCTGAGCGTGGCGCAGCAGCAAATGGTAGAAATTGCCCGGGCGCTAACTCTCAATGCGAAGCTTATCATCATGGACGAACCTTCCGCCGCACTGAGCGACAGCGAAGTGGAAAGCCTGCATCGGGTGGTGCGGGAGCTGAAAAGCCGTGGTGTGAGCATTATTTATGTCACTCATCGTTTACACGAAGTGTTCCAGCTCTGCGATCGATTCACCGTATTCCAGGATGGCCGTTATACCGGCAGCGGCGAGGTTGCCGAGACTACGGTAGAACAGCTGATCCGGCTGATGGTCGGGCGCGACGTGGCGTTTAATCGTCGCCCTTCGAGCGAAACCCATCATCAGGACAAACCTGTACGCCTCTTGATAAAGGGGTTAAGCCGCGAGAAACCGCCGCTGGATCCGCACGGTATCGCGCTGCATGACATCAGCTTTCACGTCCATGCCGGAGAAGTGTTAGGCATTGCCGGGCTGGTGGGGGCCGGGCGCACTGAAGTCGCGCGGTGTCTGTTTGGTGCCGACGCCTTTACGTCTGGCAATTTTGAACTGGATGGCGTGCCGTACCAGCCACGCGATCCGCTGTACGCCCTGGATCAGGGGGTAGCGATGGTCCCTGAAGATCGCAAAAAAGAGGGGGCGGTTCTCGGGCTGTCTATTCGCGACAACCTGTCGCTCTCCAGCCTCTCTTCTCTGTTGCACTGGCGCTGGTTTGTGAACACCCGCAAAGAGGATGCCCTGATTGAGTCCTACCGCCAGGCGCTGCAGATCAAAATGGTCAACAGCGCGCAGGAAGTGCGCAAGCTATCCGGTGGCAACCAGCAAAAAGTGATCCTCGCGCGCTGCATGGCGCTCAATCCCCGCGTGCTGATCGTCGATGAGCCGACGCGCGGCATCGACGTCGGCACTAAATCAGAAGTGCACCAGGTGCTGTTTGAAATGGCGAAAAAGGGCGTGGCGGTGATTGTGATCTCCTCCGATCTACCCGAAGTGATGGCGGTTTCTGACCGGATCATCACCCTGAGTGAAGGTCGGGTGACCGGCGAGATCCACGGCGATGACGCCAACGAAGAGCGGCTTATGACGATGATGGCCATCAACCACAACGCCCTGAACGCGGCATAA
- a CDS encoding substrate-binding domain-containing protein encodes MKKLILAVLIAMTSGAAMAENEQIVFSTPNLAMPFEVHMQRTAVKAAKEMGVNLQVLDGQGSSPKQVADLENAITRGAQGFIVSPNDVNAVSSAVDEIQDAKLPVVTLDRSVDSQKKVPHFGANNYKGGQVIGDFVKTKFPEGADIILLTGQPGSSSNIERTKGIRDSLKAGGEKYKIVADQTGNWMRSEGMRIVESVLPSLPKRPQVILSANDDMALGAIEALQAQGMKPGEVLVTGFDAVPEALARVRDGWLAVTADQRPGFAVTTAMSQLVANVREKKPITGADYPPTLITKETLQQAERINEAGN; translated from the coding sequence ATGAAAAAACTGATCTTAGCTGTCCTCATCGCCATGACCTCCGGGGCAGCAATGGCTGAAAACGAACAAATTGTTTTCAGCACGCCAAACCTGGCAATGCCGTTTGAAGTCCACATGCAGCGCACTGCGGTGAAAGCCGCAAAAGAGATGGGCGTAAATCTACAGGTTCTCGACGGGCAGGGTAGCTCGCCGAAACAGGTCGCTGACCTGGAAAACGCCATCACTCGCGGGGCGCAGGGATTTATCGTCTCCCCCAATGATGTTAATGCCGTCTCCAGCGCGGTAGATGAAATCCAGGATGCAAAACTGCCGGTTGTCACGCTTGACCGCTCCGTTGACAGCCAGAAAAAAGTGCCGCACTTCGGTGCCAACAATTACAAAGGCGGCCAGGTCATTGGCGACTTTGTGAAAACCAAATTCCCCGAGGGTGCTGACATTATTCTGCTCACCGGCCAGCCGGGATCGTCCTCCAACATCGAACGCACCAAAGGCATTCGCGACAGCCTGAAAGCAGGTGGCGAAAAATACAAGATCGTCGCCGATCAGACGGGTAACTGGATGCGTTCTGAAGGGATGCGCATTGTTGAAAGCGTACTGCCTTCGCTGCCGAAACGTCCGCAGGTGATCCTCTCTGCTAACGACGATATGGCGCTGGGGGCAATTGAAGCGTTACAAGCCCAAGGGATGAAGCCTGGTGAAGTACTGGTCACGGGCTTCGATGCGGTGCCGGAAGCGCTGGCGCGCGTGCGTGATGGCTGGCTGGCGGTCACGGCGGATCAGCGTCCAGGCTTTGCGGTAACCACGGCGATGAGCCAACTGGTGGCAAACGTGCGGGAGAAGAAACCGATCACCGGCGCGGACTATCCACCAACGCTTATCACCAAAGAGACCCTGCAGCAGGCTGAGCGTATTAATGAGGCCGGTAACTAA
- a CDS encoding Gfo/Idh/MocA family protein encodes MKEVRIGLIGTGYIGRAHAIAYAQAPTVFNLRGKLVREMVAEVTPELAAQRAQAFGFNRSTGDWRALVADPAIDVVDICSPNHLHKEMALEAIRHGKHVYSEKPLALNAHDASEMVEAAKQAGVKTLVGFNYMKNPTAKLAKEIIERGEIGEVIHFYGTHNEDYMADPLSPIHWHCFKETAGLGALGDLAAHIVNMAQYLVGDIQQVCGDLKIVVPERPAKAGSSQRVTVENEDQAHAMVRFAGGAQGVIETSRVACGRKMGLSYVITGTKGAISFTQERMAELKLYLHDDPVNRQGFRTLLVGPAHPDYAAFCLGAGHGIGFNDQKTVEVRDLVDGIAADVPMWPDFEEGWKVSRVLDAIALSHLEGRWLNVNDIV; translated from the coding sequence ATGAAAGAGGTACGCATTGGATTAATTGGCACCGGGTACATCGGCAGGGCACATGCCATCGCCTATGCCCAGGCGCCGACGGTGTTCAACCTGCGCGGCAAGCTGGTGCGAGAAATGGTTGCCGAAGTCACGCCGGAACTGGCTGCTCAGCGGGCGCAGGCGTTTGGCTTCAACCGTTCAACCGGGGACTGGCGCGCGCTGGTGGCCGATCCGGCCATAGATGTAGTGGATATTTGTTCGCCGAATCATCTGCACAAAGAGATGGCGCTGGAGGCCATTCGCCACGGTAAACACGTCTACTCGGAAAAGCCGCTGGCGCTGAATGCCCATGACGCCAGCGAGATGGTTGAGGCGGCGAAGCAGGCCGGGGTGAAAACACTGGTGGGGTTTAATTACATGAAAAACCCGACCGCGAAGCTGGCGAAAGAGATTATTGAGCGCGGGGAGATCGGCGAGGTGATCCATTTCTACGGCACCCACAACGAAGACTATATGGCCGACCCGCTTTCCCCTATTCACTGGCACTGCTTTAAAGAGACGGCGGGGCTGGGGGCGTTGGGCGACCTGGCAGCGCATATCGTCAATATGGCCCAGTATCTGGTCGGTGATATCCAGCAGGTTTGTGGCGATTTGAAGATTGTGGTGCCGGAACGCCCGGCGAAGGCTGGTTCATCGCAAAGGGTGACGGTGGAAAACGAGGATCAGGCCCACGCGATGGTGCGTTTTGCGGGCGGCGCGCAGGGGGTGATTGAAACCTCCCGCGTTGCCTGTGGCCGCAAAATGGGACTCTCGTATGTGATTACCGGAACCAAAGGGGCCATCAGTTTTACCCAGGAGCGCATGGCAGAACTGAAGCTCTATCTGCATGACGATCCGGTGAACCGCCAGGGATTTCGCACGCTGCTGGTGGGGCCTGCGCATCCGGACTATGCGGCATTTTGCCTGGGGGCGGGCCATGGCATCGGCTTTAACGACCAGAAAACCGTGGAGGTACGTGACCTGGTAGACGGCATTGCCGCCGATGTGCCGATGTGGCCGGACTTCGAAGAGGGCTGGAAGGTGTCACGCGTGCTTGATGCCATTGCGCTCTCACACCTGGAAGGTCGCTGGCTGAACGTGAACGACATTGTCTGA
- a CDS encoding ABC transporter permease codes for MTQIITKTQAPGKRAGRLDPIAFFERFGVLIFMILLLIFFQLQNSNFLSERNIFNILTEVSIYGIMAVGMTFVILTAGIDLSVGSILAVCAMTAAYVIKGDNFTTVDPNAWGGLSWLVGMGICLAMGTAIGFLHGLGVTRLRLPPFIVTLGGMTIWRGLTLVVNDGAPIAGFDPGYRWWGRGELLGISIPIWIFALVAIGGYLALHKTRWGRFVYAIGGNPEAARLAGVNVKRVLVSVYVLIGCLAGLAGFILSARLGSAEAVAGISFELRVIASVVIGGTSLMGGYGRIGGTIIGSIIMGILINGLVLMNVSAYYQQIITGLIIVLAVAFDTYAKNRRGAL; via the coding sequence ATGACGCAGATAATTACTAAAACGCAGGCTCCGGGTAAACGCGCCGGACGTCTCGATCCCATCGCTTTTTTTGAGCGTTTCGGCGTGCTGATTTTCATGATCCTGCTGCTGATTTTCTTCCAGTTGCAGAACAGCAATTTTCTCTCTGAACGCAACATTTTCAACATCCTGACCGAAGTCTCGATCTACGGGATCATGGCCGTGGGGATGACCTTCGTCATTCTGACCGCCGGGATCGACTTGTCCGTGGGTTCCATTCTTGCAGTCTGCGCCATGACCGCAGCGTATGTGATTAAAGGCGACAACTTTACCACCGTTGACCCGAATGCCTGGGGCGGCTTGAGCTGGCTGGTTGGGATGGGGATTTGCCTCGCGATGGGCACTGCGATTGGTTTTCTGCATGGCCTTGGCGTTACCCGCCTGCGTCTGCCGCCGTTTATCGTTACCCTCGGTGGGATGACCATCTGGCGCGGTCTGACGCTGGTGGTTAACGATGGTGCGCCGATCGCCGGTTTCGATCCGGGCTACCGCTGGTGGGGACGCGGCGAACTGCTCGGCATCTCCATTCCGATCTGGATCTTCGCCCTGGTGGCCATCGGCGGCTATCTGGCGCTGCATAAAACCCGCTGGGGACGCTTTGTGTACGCCATTGGCGGCAACCCGGAAGCGGCACGTCTGGCGGGAGTTAACGTCAAGCGGGTTCTGGTGAGCGTTTATGTGCTGATCGGCTGTCTTGCTGGGTTGGCTGGCTTCATTCTCAGTGCGCGTCTGGGCAGCGCAGAGGCGGTTGCCGGGATCTCGTTTGAGCTGCGCGTCATTGCCTCGGTGGTGATCGGCGGAACGTCGTTGATGGGCGGATACGGGCGTATCGGCGGCACCATTATCGGCTCAATCATCATGGGCATTCTGATTAACGGCCTGGTCCTGATGAACGTCTCGGCTTACTACCAGCAAATTATTACCGGTTTAATTATCGTTCTGGCTGTGGCGTTTGATACCTATGCCAAGAACCGTCGCGGCGCATTGTGA
- the iolG gene encoding inositol 2-dehydrogenase — MFNIALLGAGRIGQVHAANIASHSATTLWSVVDPNQEFATRLATQYQARLQSLDEAMTDPNVHAVLIASATDTHADLIELAARHGKAIFCEKPVHLDLARVRDCLKVVKEYDVPLFIGFNRRFDPQFRRVKTDALAGRIGKPESLLIISRDPSPPPAEYVRVSGGMFRDMTIHDFDMARFIMGEEPVSVYAQGSNLVDPAIGEAGDIDTAFIVLKYASGAMATIVNSRRSSYGYDQRLELHGSEGLLCAGNILENQVQHYAKNGCTSALPEHFFLQRYKSAYAAEWEHFVAVLRGEAVPDCNGDDGERALYLADKALESLRSQREVLL; from the coding sequence ATGTTTAACATTGCTTTACTGGGCGCTGGCCGAATTGGTCAGGTACATGCAGCTAACATTGCCAGTCACAGTGCCACCACACTCTGGTCCGTTGTCGACCCGAATCAGGAGTTTGCCACCCGTCTTGCCACGCAGTATCAGGCTCGCTTGCAGAGCCTGGATGAGGCGATGACTGACCCGAACGTTCACGCCGTGCTGATCGCCTCTGCCACGGATACCCACGCAGATCTGATTGAACTGGCCGCTCGTCACGGCAAAGCCATTTTCTGCGAAAAGCCGGTACACCTTGATCTTGCCCGCGTTCGCGATTGCCTGAAAGTGGTCAAAGAGTACGACGTACCGCTGTTTATCGGTTTTAACCGCCGCTTCGATCCGCAGTTCCGTCGCGTGAAAACAGATGCGCTGGCCGGGCGTATCGGTAAGCCTGAATCCCTGCTGATCATTTCCCGCGACCCGTCACCGCCACCGGCTGAATATGTTCGCGTGTCCGGTGGGATGTTCCGCGATATGACCATCCACGATTTTGATATGGCGCGTTTTATCATGGGTGAAGAGCCGGTGTCTGTGTATGCCCAGGGCAGCAATCTGGTGGATCCGGCGATTGGTGAAGCGGGGGATATCGATACCGCGTTCATCGTTCTGAAATATGCCTCCGGCGCGATGGCGACCATCGTCAACAGCCGCCGCTCCTCTTACGGTTATGACCAGCGTCTGGAGCTGCACGGTTCTGAAGGGCTGCTGTGCGCGGGCAACATTCTGGAAAATCAGGTGCAGCACTACGCTAAGAACGGCTGCACCAGCGCATTGCCAGAACATTTCTTCCTGCAACGTTACAAATCCGCTTACGCCGCGGAATGGGAACATTTTGTTGCCGTACTGCGCGGTGAGGCGGTCCCGGATTGCAACGGCGACGACGGTGAGCGCGCGCTGTATCTGGCTGATAAAGCGCTGGAATCACTGCGTAGTCAGCGTGAAGTTCTCCTCTGA
- a CDS encoding CoA-acylating methylmalonate-semialdehyde dehydrogenase, with the protein METVANFIHGECVTGSGQRVQAIFNPATGEQIRQVVMSSVQETEQAVAAAHDAFLGWARHSPLKRARVMFRFKALLEENMARLARLISEEHGKVYSDAVGEITRGLEVVEFACGIPHLQKGEHSANVGTGVDSHSLMQPLGVCVGITPFNFPAMVPMWMFPIALATGNTFVLKPSEKDPSLVLELAKLLQQAGLPDGVFNVVQGDKESVDVLLTDPRVQAVSFVGSTPIAEYIYQTASAHGKRCQALGGAKNHCILMPDADMEMATSAIMGAAYGAAGERCMALSVVLAVGDETADELCARLEKQIATLRVGPGLDQSPENEMGPLISSTHRSKVLGYIDSGESQGASLRVDGRRFSVKGHEQGYFVGPTLFDKVTPEMTIYKEEIFGPVLSVVRVADYASAVELINRHEYGNGTAIFTRDGGCSRRFCEEVQAGMVGVNVPIPVPMAFHSFGGWKRSIFGALNVHGNDGVRFYTRMKTVTARWPEMQQDTGAAFSMPTLG; encoded by the coding sequence TCGGTACAAGAAACCGAACAAGCCGTTGCGGCGGCGCATGACGCTTTTCTAGGATGGGCGCGGCATTCTCCACTAAAACGTGCGCGAGTGATGTTTCGCTTTAAGGCCTTACTGGAAGAGAATATGGCGCGGCTTGCCCGGTTGATCAGCGAAGAACATGGCAAAGTGTACTCTGATGCCGTCGGTGAAATCACTCGTGGCCTGGAAGTGGTGGAATTTGCCTGCGGTATCCCGCATCTGCAAAAAGGCGAGCACTCCGCCAACGTGGGGACCGGCGTTGACAGCCACTCGCTGATGCAACCGCTCGGCGTGTGCGTCGGGATTACGCCGTTTAACTTTCCGGCGATGGTGCCGATGTGGATGTTCCCCATCGCGCTGGCGACCGGCAACACCTTCGTGCTGAAGCCGTCGGAAAAAGATCCTTCTCTCGTGCTCGAACTGGCAAAACTGCTGCAACAGGCGGGGCTGCCGGACGGCGTGTTCAACGTGGTACAGGGGGATAAGGAGTCGGTAGACGTGCTGCTGACCGACCCGCGCGTGCAGGCCGTGAGCTTTGTCGGCTCCACACCGATTGCCGAATACATTTATCAGACCGCATCCGCCCACGGCAAGCGCTGCCAGGCGCTGGGCGGGGCAAAAAACCACTGTATTTTAATGCCGGATGCCGACATGGAGATGGCGACCAGCGCCATTATGGGGGCCGCTTACGGCGCGGCGGGAGAACGCTGCATGGCACTTTCCGTGGTGCTTGCGGTGGGTGATGAAACGGCGGATGAACTCTGTGCCCGACTGGAAAAACAGATTGCGACACTGCGCGTCGGACCCGGTCTGGACCAGTCGCCGGAAAATGAAATGGGACCGCTTATCTCCTCGACGCACCGCAGCAAAGTGCTGGGCTATATCGATAGCGGGGAATCTCAAGGAGCCAGTCTGCGCGTAGATGGCCGGCGTTTTAGCGTCAAAGGTCATGAGCAAGGCTATTTTGTCGGGCCGACGTTGTTCGATAAGGTCACGCCAGAGATGACCATTTATAAAGAAGAGATTTTTGGACCCGTGCTTTCTGTGGTGCGGGTAGCAGATTACGCCAGTGCGGTAGAACTGATTAACCGCCATGAATATGGTAACGGTACGGCTATTTTTACGCGTGACGGCGGCTGCTCGCGTCGCTTCTGTGAAGAGGTTCAGGCTGGGATGGTTGGGGTGAACGTCCCGATCCCGGTCCCGATGGCGTTCCACAGCTTTGGCGGTTGGAAGCGTTCCATCTTTGGTGCGCTTAACGTTCACGGTAACGACGGTGTGCGTTTCTACACTCGAATGAAAACCGTCACCGCACGCTGGCCGGAAATGCAGCAGGACACGGGCGCTGCGTTCTCCATGCCGACGCTGGGTTGA
- the iolD gene encoding 3D-(3,5/4)-trihydroxycyclohexane-1,2-dione acylhydrolase (decyclizing): protein MQTERMTMAQALVKFLNQQYVCIDGHETPFVEGVATIFGHGNVLGIGQALEQDAGHLKMMQGCNEQGIAHMATGFAKQHCRQRIWAVTSSVGPGAANMLTAAATATANRIPLLLLPGDVYASRQPDPVLQQIEQYHDLSISTNDCFRPVSRYWDRINRPEQLMSAMLSAMRTLTDPADTGAVTICLPQDVQGEVWEYPLSFFARRIHHIERRPPDTQRLEMARALIARKQRPLVVCGGGVRYSGAHEAFRVFVETLSLPFAETQAGKGALVSDHPLNLGGIGVTGGMAANQLAPQADLVIGIGTRLTDFTTGSKALFSHPDVEFLLLNVAEFDALKLDATALIADAQTGLMALTGALKDYRSEWGAEVAQAQSAWREECRRLWAREWHPDDAPEVAGHLDAQLAEYGDTLNTRLTQTRVLGLINQHIEDNAIVVGAAGSLPGDLQRLWQVKTPDSYHLEYGYSCMGYEIAAAIGAKLAKPQQPVYAMVGDGSYMMLHSELQTAVQEGIKVTILLFDNASFGCINNLQMGHGMGSFGTENRHRNPQTGRLDGPLVKVDFAQNAESYGCRAWRVHDEQSLLAALEASRAELGPTLLDIKVLPKTMTHDYASWWRTGDAQAAESPAVRKAAEQTLAQVKNARQY from the coding sequence ATGCAAACCGAACGTATGACCATGGCCCAGGCGCTGGTCAAATTTCTCAACCAACAATATGTCTGCATTGATGGACATGAAACGCCCTTCGTGGAGGGCGTGGCGACCATCTTTGGTCACGGTAATGTGCTCGGAATAGGCCAGGCGCTGGAGCAGGATGCCGGGCATCTGAAGATGATGCAGGGCTGTAATGAGCAGGGTATTGCGCATATGGCGACCGGATTCGCCAAACAACATTGCCGACAGCGTATCTGGGCCGTGACATCGTCGGTAGGCCCAGGCGCGGCCAATATGCTGACGGCGGCGGCAACCGCGACGGCGAACCGCATTCCTCTGCTGCTGTTGCCGGGGGACGTTTACGCCAGCCGCCAGCCGGATCCGGTATTACAGCAAATTGAGCAGTACCACGATCTCAGTATCAGCACCAACGATTGCTTCCGCCCGGTCTCCCGTTATTGGGATCGCATTAACCGTCCGGAGCAGTTAATGAGTGCGATGTTAAGTGCGATGCGAACGCTTACTGACCCCGCAGACACCGGCGCGGTGACGATTTGTCTGCCGCAGGATGTACAGGGCGAGGTCTGGGAGTATCCGCTTAGCTTCTTCGCGCGCCGTATCCACCACATTGAACGCCGACCGCCTGACACGCAGCGCCTGGAGATGGCCCGGGCGCTGATTGCCCGTAAACAGCGCCCGCTGGTGGTGTGTGGTGGTGGCGTGCGTTACTCCGGCGCGCATGAAGCGTTTCGCGTGTTTGTTGAGACGCTGTCGCTGCCTTTTGCTGAAACCCAAGCCGGAAAAGGCGCGCTGGTAAGTGACCACCCACTTAACCTGGGCGGTATCGGCGTGACGGGAGGAATGGCGGCGAATCAGCTCGCGCCGCAGGCCGATCTGGTCATTGGCATCGGCACGCGCCTCACCGACTTTACCACCGGTTCAAAGGCGTTGTTCTCGCACCCGGACGTGGAGTTTCTGTTGCTGAACGTGGCGGAATTTGACGCGCTGAAGCTGGATGCCACTGCGCTGATTGCCGATGCCCAAACCGGGCTGATGGCATTAACCGGGGCGTTGAAAGATTACCGCAGCGAATGGGGGGCGGAGGTCGCGCAGGCACAATCGGCCTGGCGCGAAGAGTGTCGTCGTTTATGGGCGCGCGAATGGCATCCTGATGATGCACCAGAAGTGGCGGGACACCTTGATGCTCAACTGGCGGAATATGGCGACACGCTCAACACCCGGCTGACCCAGACGCGGGTGCTGGGACTGATCAACCAGCATATTGAAGATAACGCCATCGTGGTGGGCGCGGCCGGATCGTTACCGGGGGATTTACAGCGACTCTGGCAGGTTAAAACGCCGGACAGCTATCACCTGGAATACGGCTATTCCTGTATGGGTTATGAGATTGCTGCCGCTATAGGCGCGAAGCTGGCAAAGCCACAGCAACCGGTGTACGCCATGGTAGGGGATGGTTCGTACATGATGTTGCACTCGGAGCTACAAACCGCCGTGCAGGAGGGAATAAAAGTCACCATCCTGCTGTTTGATAATGCCAGTTTCGGCTGTATTAACAATCTACAGATGGGCCACGGAATGGGGAGTTTTGGCACAGAGAACCGCCATCGCAACCCGCAAACCGGGCGGTTGGACGGGCCGCTGGTGAAGGTTGATTTTGCCCAAAATGCCGAAAGCTATGGCTGTCGTGCATGGCGGGTTCATGACGAGCAAAGCCTGCTGGCGGCGCTGGAAGCCTCACGCGCCGAACTCGGCCCAACGCTGCTGGATATTAAAGTGCTGCCGAAAACCATGACCCATGATTACGCATCGTGGTGGCGAACTGGCGATGCACAGGCTGCAGAATCACCAGCGGTGCGCAAAGCTGCAGAGCAGACCCTGGCGCAGGTGAAAAACGCGCGCCAGTATTAG